From the Ipomoea triloba cultivar NCNSP0323 chromosome 8, ASM357664v1 genome, the window ATCAATCATCAAACTCTCTATCTATTCCCAGAAAGCTGTTAGTTTATCCATGATCAAATGATGTCTATATCAATCTCCAGCTAACCTGCTTTCTCCTCTCTCAGGTAATTCTTATCAACACAACCAAAAACTTCAAGAAAACAGGAATTAAAGGGTTCCAAATTATTCAAACTCTCTTACCTTTAACTTTTATCACATGTCTTCTCACTTGTCTGGTTCATGTTTTCTTGATCATTATTTATGGCTTCCACGAGCAGATTCATGTGCAGAAAGCTATGGAGATAGATGAGATCTGTTCTTGCTAAAACACACAGAGAAAAACTAGGTTTTTTGGTTCTGCAATTCTGCAAAATTCCATGTCTTCTGAAAGCTACTCTCAAGAATTCTACAATAATCCCTGCagagagatgatgatgagaaTTCATGGGGGGTTTGAAGGAGACGCGCCGCCACACTCCCACGGCGGAATGCTGGTGGAGATGGTCGACAACTACCGGTCTGCGTGGCGGAAATCCGCCGCACAAGTTCTAGAAGAAGAGCAGATCCAAGCTTCCAGCTATGGCGGCAGATCATGGCCTCACAAAGATCCACTCTCACTAAACCAAGCAGTGAGTAATTAAGCATATGCTTCATctaaactaaaagtttaaactgatagttgTGTAGGCCAATTACTTTCTTAtagaacccatgacctttggcaTACGTTGAAAACATGTGCTTCCCCttaactaaaagcctaaactgatagtcgaattgcacatatattatcAACAGTATGGAATATGGACTGGAAGATATAGATAATTTTAGGAAATTagggttgtatatatataaatttgctTTTCTTCAATTGTTATTGTTTATTGTTCTCGTTAATCTCAACAATTAACTTCAATTTTTGCAGCTTCCATTGATGAATCTTATCCATGTCAAACCCAGCTCCCCGGAATCCAACCTTATCCATCAAGGATTCCAAGTTGTTAGTCCAATGATAACCATGGAAGCTCATCAAGGGCTTTCATTGTCATTGAAGATGGAGGAGTTTCAGACAAGAAACGGAGGGATTAACAACAATTACTACCCTAACCAAGAATTATTACCTATGGGCACTCATTTTCTTGAAGGGGAAATTCTGTCACGTCAAGAGGTGAACATTATGCAGGTACGACACTCGAGGTACCTAAAGCCTGCCCAGGAGTTGCTTCAAGAATTTTGTTGCCTGGGAAGAGAGTTTCACTTCAAGAATGGTGGGAGGGTCAAGAAGAAGAGTGGGAGTGGAAACCCTAGCTCCGGCGACACGGAAACCGGTGACTCTCCGGTTGAGCGGCCGCCGTTATCAGGTGCAGAAAGGTCTGAGTTTCAGAGAAAGAAAATCAAGCTGTTAGCTATGCTTGAAGAGGCAAGTCGCCGCTCTTTCAGTCTTTCCCCTTACTagattaattatatattctcCTCCTTTTGAAATGAAAGCAATAATGCCATCATGTGAACACAAACTTTACCCATAGAGAGGACAAAATTAAAGttctttatacatatatatactataaaaacacaaaaacacttGATAATCAAACAAAAGAAAGTTGGGATGATCTTTAAAATAATCAACATGACAAGTAATCTAGGccatcaaattataaaatttcatatcAAATTGTTGACTCAGTAACAacaatgttacaaatttaaCTGACAATAGTATTGGTTTGAACCAGTTTGTTATGGACAACTTAAGTTGGTTACCTCATTATGGTCGGGATTTACCTAGTACAGACCATCAGATTTAACTGCAACTTTTCTGGTCGTCCCGACTTGGAAGGTTGCAGGTAAGGTTGGGTACATGTCGAGTGGGGGAAGAACATGCCCCCATTATAGGTTGTTTGGGAACCTACTAGGATCCTGATCAGCAAACATTAATCCGTACCGGATTAACATTAAACTATGCTAATCTCCTGCATAAATCTCATCACTTTCATCATTATCTTCCCATGGGGGACCATGGGTCTTTCCAATTATCTTTAACATATATCCCAACATTAGTTTAATCAAAAGCATGAAAAATCATTACCCCCATCACTCTGCAAATTAAAAACCCATTAATCACAGTGAAAAAAACACAGGTTGAAGATCGGTATGTTCGTTACCGGGAGCAGATGCGGGTGATTGTGAGCTCGTTCGATTCGGTTATGGGATGCGGCGCGGCGGCGCCGTACATGGGGTTTGCGCAGGCGGCGATGTCGAGACATTTCCGGTGTTTGAAGGACAGTATAGTGAGTCAGCTCCGGGAGACTTATAGAGCTCTGGGGGAGAAGCAATTGGGCGTTTCAGGGAGTTTTGGGTTAACGAAAGGGGAAACGCCGAGGCTGAAAGTGCTAGACCAGAAGCTGAGGCAACAGAAAGCTTTGAACCAGATGGGAATGGTGTTGGATTCTGAGCCGTGGCGGCCGCAAAGAGGGCTTCCCGAGCGGTCTGTTAATGTCTTGAGATCGTGGCTTTTCGAGCATTTTCTTAACCCGTAAGTCTTTCTATCTGTGTATCTGTATATCTTGTTTTTGTGGGATTTGGGGAAGGGGAAATTAAGGATTGTTTTGTGATGTGGTGTTGATGTTTTGTGCAGGTATCCGAGTGAAGCAGACAAGGTTTTGTTGTCTCGCCAGACTGGTCTGTCTAAAAATCAGGTGCCCATTAATTCTCACATCTTTCTGTATGAATCCCATTTATAGCTTCATATCTCTTGGCAGGGATGATTCACTCTTTCTCTCTACAAATAGAGATGTTATTATCTATACTCTCTTCCTCCCACGTGGATCCAAAGGacgtattaaatttaatttgtggtgTAGTTAGGGTCTTAATAGTGCAGTATTAATATAGTATGTTTCCCTAATTAAGCTTGAGTAGACAGTTGATTTGGTAACCACTACAAAGAAGTTTTAAGTTTGACGCTATGTAAAAGTTGCCTATTAATCTTTTTAGTTTGAGTCATTCAGCTATAGGCAAACAGActagtttacttccttgtgtTCTTTTGTTGGCTAAGGTTACAATGCAGGTTTCACTTAGAGGGCAACTTTGAGCAGTGACCGCAAACTTTCCTGTAAACAAGTGTCTTTCTCCACGTCAATCCACAAGAGATTATGAAATGATACTTCAATTAGGATTAAAACCCCGAGCTAACTTTTCTGGTAGAGTTTGAGTCTTAACACTAGATCGATTTGGTAACCATaataaagtttcaagtttgactctttATGAAAGCTATCTATTGTTTTTCTTACTTAGAGCCAATTAGCTATGACATAGGTTGATTTAACTCATTGTGACCCTTTGCCAACTAATGTCACAAGATGAATTTTTACCCTGCAAAAATTCTGTTTAGGCGCCGGCCGGCCGCCTAGTATATTACCATAATCAGTGGTCTAGGTGGCCGACCAGCTAGGCACGGACTAAGCCTCCTAAGCACCGATTAGGCTTGGCCTAGTCGGCCTATTagctatttttcttttttatttttaaaatggattatttcattgttggattatatatatatatatagtagtagctaGTATGAGACAGCAATAAATGATGATGGATTGTTGTTTGATTTACTGCAGGTTTCAAATTGGTTCATTAATGCTAGGGTAAGGCTGTGGAAACCCATGGTGGAAGAAATGTACGAACAAGAaactaaagaagaagaaggaggggGAGAAGAAATAAACGCACACACACCAATGCTGCGTGACgatgataataataacactAAGGAAATTACTGCAACAACTTCGCCGACGACGACAAAACCGACAACAACGTTACCGTCGGCTGCAGCGACAAAAAGATGCCAATTCAATGCGACGGAAAACGACTCCTCACGAACCAACATCATCAATAATTATGCGCCCCAGTACGCCTCGGGAAACCAAATCACGATGATTCGTAACACCGCCGCCGTGCCGCCCCTATCTCCGGTGGCCGGAACGCCGCACAACTGGCCTGGTCAGGTGGTGGATTGTGGCGGTGGGTTTGGGACTCCGGCGACAGGGGACGTGTCCCTAACTTTGGGACTTCGCCACCCAGAAAATAGTGTAAATGTTACAAACTTTGGGGGCTATTAAATATTTAGTactaaattaaaacacaaaatggctacaaaaattatatatatatatatatagttggtgAATAATTTGGGTTTTGTAATTGACATATAACtcttaattgtaaaattaaagtgagaattgtattttgttttgttcattGTGGTTGTATGTTTATCAATTATTGGATTAGAAGAAATATGAgttctattcaattaattaatagttaaaGCATTTTATAAGTTATTAACTGAACAAACACCCCTAATTTGAAtcaattaaacacaaataataaattacataATTACAAAATCAACATTCATCGTCCAAaaccatatatttatatacaaatttcGATCTATCCATATATACTAAGGGTTtaaaacaaatacaaaaatgTACAACAAAGACATGAATAATAGTGACAAAAATAACACTTGGGTTCATGGTCAATCTTTGCAAAAGGGTAACATCCAAGGTGCCGATCAACACCATACCAACTCGCACCAAACTCAACCAAAAAaaggttttttctttttctttttctttttgaattgcACAAGTTGTACATAGTTCGTACAGTACCATTGAACTATACTTGATGCAATTATAAGACTCCTTTTTCCAATCATGAATTTACATAAACAAAAAGTTGTGCTTTTTTGGAGTTGAATTATTGTGAGCTTTCTTGCTGGTTTGTAGATACTGACCTACTGTTCAGTGTTAAGCAAAGATGAGCTTTAACTGGCCTGTGATCAGAGCTGTGGATATTGTCTATGGATTCATATGAATGCAAAGTCGCATTTATGTCACTGCTGTGTATCTTGAACAATATTCTGTCGGTCCATGATGGTACTCTAACCTGcagttttttaaaatacattcaTAAATAATcaactatatataaatgtaaaataattaaaaattaattccaatcaAGTTGATCCAAGTTATTGTCTTGATAACCACAAAGTCCCAAATTCGTCAATTAGAGTTATCTAtttgcattcttgatttgagttggtCAGTATGAACAACCTAAAGTGATTTACTTCATTTTGTAGTCCTTTGTCAATTAGGGATTACAAGAAGAGGTTTATCCCGTGCACACGTTTGATTAGTGGCAGCGGTTTTCCttgtaacaaaaaattaaaattaattaaaataaaataaaatgaaaattttaaagagaTGACCTTGTGACTGGTATCATAGCTGCTGCTGCCAATATCATATTTGTAAGTAGGTTTGAAAGCCAATGCCCCTTCATAATATCCATTGAAAATCTCCCCTCTTTCAGCCTCTTGTAATAATTGGTCTCTGCTAGTTAGCATCTACAACAATtacaagaaaattaattatatatatgagatgCTCTAaggtgaaaaatgaaattaaatctgAACCGTTGATTAAATTTAGGTCAACAACTCAGTTTATTTCAAAGTACAATAATCCGTGCAATTCATcagtagatatatataaattatcatTTCTGGTTGTACCTAATTGACACGTTAAaaatgttgtatatatataattttagagtaaataccagtggaggtcctccgactttgatggcactgccacttttagtcctcaacttttaaattaaccacttttagtcctccgactttgatggcactgccacttttagtcctcaacttttaaatcaaccactgttagtcctcttactttttgtttctagtcacctatggtccttcctttacaattggatatctaatgtaattttttcaagggcaattcagtcatttggtccaaaatttagtgttaacaaaggagagtggagaatagggtttcttcaattattctgatgagaaacataatacttaatacattaattatgaaatgaatgAATTGCCCttaagaaaatgacattagatgtccaattatAAAGGAAGGACcacaggtggctagaaacaaaaagtaaaagaactaaaagtggttgatttaaaagttgaggactaaaagtggcggtaccatcatagtcggaggactaaaaggggttgatttaaaagttgaggactaaaagtgacggtgccatcaaagtcgggggaCCTCCACTGTCATTTActctataattttataataaaaggTGTTGTGCTACTAGCTACTTACTTTGTGAAGGTCTCCGTGAATCAAATCTCTAGCAGGATAAGTCTTGATTCCTTGCAATCTATAGTTTAGGTCTCCCAACCATACTGTAACTTTGGCAGGCCTTGCATATGGGTTCCAATTCTTGGAGAAGAGGGAGTCTGATATCTTCTTCAATTCCAAATTCCTCTCTTCCACATTGTGTGCGTGTGCTACAATCAAATTACGtcacatttaaattttgtaccttacgaATATAAATTCTGTACATCGTTGTTTCGACCTAGagtccataatgctatgtggacccTGGTCTATTATATAAATTGCGAAGTTTAAtcataaaatattgaaaaaaaatacttacCGGATAAATGACAAGAAACGAAAACCATGGAGATTCCCTTGTAGCTAACTCTAATAGCCACAGCTCCTTTCTTTCTCCTTATCAACCCTCCAAATCCTCCTATGCTGTGCATATCCACTTTTAACTCTGCAAATTAGGCATAAATTATGACTATATTCTTGCCAACACGTTTTTGGTCAAATTTGTCatatataatgtacttttttaaGTGATATGCAGACTATCACACAGGTGCGGCCGGTGTTTTATCCagtgcaaaaatttaaaaaactggTTGTGAATTTGTATcgatatataaaaaaaaaaattagtgtaataattaaactaataatatgtatacacatatatcCTACCTCTGATGTTTGGCGCCAAATTCTTGGGTCCAAATATGTACAGCTGAAGAGATTGCATCACTGCTTTTCCTATTAGGCTTCATCATATCAACCAATTGGgtaaacaaaatcaaaacttgtgTTACTTATGGCTAAACGcgtaa encodes:
- the LOC116027246 gene encoding BEL1-like homeodomain protein 2 isoform X2; amino-acid sequence: MMMRIHGGFEGDAPPHSHGGMLVEMVDNYRSAWRKSAAQVLEEEQIQASSYGGRSWPHKDPLSLNQALPLMNLIHVKPSSPESNLIHQGFQVVSPMITMEAHQGLSLSLKMEEFQTRNGGINNNYYPNQELLPMGTHFLEGEILSRQEVNIMQVRHSRYLKPAQELLQEFCCLGREFHFKNGGRVKKKSGSGNPSSGDTETGDSPVERPPLSGAERSEFQRKKIKLLAMLEEVEDRYVRYREQMRVIVSSFDSVMGCGAAAPYMGFAQAAMSRHFRCLKDSIVSQLRETYRALGEKQLGVSGSFGLTKGETPRLKVLDQKLRQQKALNQMGMVLDSEPWRPQRGLPERSVNVLRSWLFEHFLNPYPSEADKVLLSRQTGLSKNQVSNWFINARVRLWKPMVEEMYEQETKEEEGGGEEINAHTPMLRDDDNNNTKEITATTSPTTTKPTTTLPSAAATKRCQFNATENDSSRTNIINNYAPQYASGNQITMIRNTAAVPPLSPVAGTPHNWPGQVVDCGGGFGTPATGDVSLTLGLRHPENSVNVTNFGGY
- the LOC116027248 gene encoding type IV inositol polyphosphate 5-phosphatase 11, with the protein product MEGLCVQLFSAIRKHRVKKKPAMGILNGFDDASHEGIKTVGVDNRCEFSGRSDLCMCIITWNMNGQVSMEDIEKLVEGNREFDLLVIGLQEVPRINVSKLLKNALSDIHILIGKAVMQSLQLYIFGPKNLAPNIRELKVDMHSIGGFGGLIRRKKGAVAIRVSYKGISMVFVSCHLSAHAHNVEERNLELKKISDSLFSKNWNPYARPAKVTVWLGDLNYRLQGIKTYPARDLIHGDLHKMLTSRDQLLQEAERGEIFNGYYEGALAFKPTYKYDIGSSSYDTSHKVRVPSWTDRILFKIHSSDINATLHSYESIDNIHSSDHRPVKAHLCLTLNSRSVSTNQQESSQ
- the LOC116027246 gene encoding BEL1-like homeodomain protein 2 isoform X1, yielding MSSESYSQEFYNNPCREMMMRIHGGFEGDAPPHSHGGMLVEMVDNYRSAWRKSAAQVLEEEQIQASSYGGRSWPHKDPLSLNQALPLMNLIHVKPSSPESNLIHQGFQVVSPMITMEAHQGLSLSLKMEEFQTRNGGINNNYYPNQELLPMGTHFLEGEILSRQEVNIMQVRHSRYLKPAQELLQEFCCLGREFHFKNGGRVKKKSGSGNPSSGDTETGDSPVERPPLSGAERSEFQRKKIKLLAMLEEVEDRYVRYREQMRVIVSSFDSVMGCGAAAPYMGFAQAAMSRHFRCLKDSIVSQLRETYRALGEKQLGVSGSFGLTKGETPRLKVLDQKLRQQKALNQMGMVLDSEPWRPQRGLPERSVNVLRSWLFEHFLNPYPSEADKVLLSRQTGLSKNQVSNWFINARVRLWKPMVEEMYEQETKEEEGGGEEINAHTPMLRDDDNNNTKEITATTSPTTTKPTTTLPSAAATKRCQFNATENDSSRTNIINNYAPQYASGNQITMIRNTAAVPPLSPVAGTPHNWPGQVVDCGGGFGTPATGDVSLTLGLRHPENSVNVTNFGGY